From the Planktothricoides raciborskii GIHE-MW2 genome, the window ACTTTTTCCATCGCTTCTTTAATCGAATCACCCATTTTTGGAGCATCTTCTCGAAAAAATCTTTGAAGTCCGGCGATCACCTCTTCTAATTCATCTCGCTGCTTGCCGAGAGTTCCTTCTAGGAGATTGTTTTGGTCTCCAAAGAATTTCGTGAGTGCAGTTTGATATTCAACCCGGAATTTCTCTAACTCCTCCTGCACGGTTTTGCGAGTTTTTTGCAGCATCTCATCGATATTCTGTAATGTTGCATCTAAGTTCTCCGCAGCGTGGTTCATCACTTTAGCGGCTTCGTCACCAATTTCCTTCAGCTTTTCAGATTGATAAGTAAAGGATTGCTTGGCATCTTCCAGCATTTGTTTTTGTAGTTCAGCTTGTTTATCCAGAGATTTTTCTAATTCTTCTCGGATACCTACGAAAGTTGCAGCAGCTTGGGCAGCACTGCGAGCAAAGGCTTTTCGCTGTTCTTTCATTGCTTCGATACTTTCGGCAACGGCTCGCTTGATTTCATCGGCAACTGTTACTAAGACTCCGTTAGTATCGCGGCTAAATTGATCGAGAATACCTCTTAAATCGAGAGCAAATTGTTTCAGGTCTTTGAGGGTTTCGGTTTGGAAGTCCCGAATAGTTTCAACAGCCCCAGCCAAACCAATCGTAATACCTCCCAAATCGGTTTTCAGTTCTTTAACTGCTTCGGATGCTTCTTTGGTGAGTTTGGCAGTTTCATCCAGACGTTCGACAACAGGTTCGATTAATTCTTCGCGGAGTCGCGTGACCAAATAATCTACCGCTTGACCGTGTTTTTCTTGCAATTCCCGAATGCTGGATAATTCGCCTTGCATAGAAGTGAATGCGGGATTTAGTTGTGCTCTGGTTGCCTGTGCGATCGCCTCTGGAGTAAGCTGAGTCAAAGGCGTAACCATCGGGCTAAGTTCCGATCGCAAAACCGATCGCATTTCTGTCGCCACAGCTTGCCCAATTGCCGCAGCAGTCAGATTGCTTTGTCCACCGCTTGTCCCTGGTGCCATGCGGGTCAGAACTCGTACCGGAGTCAGCAGAAAAGCAACTTTGCTCAATTCAGAACGCAAACTATCCCGACGCCCTTGCCGCACTCGTTCTCCAAAAGCCAGGAATAACATAAACACACTGGAACTGCCCAGTCCCCACAAGGAAGTTAAGAAAGCAAATTTCATTCCTGCCAGCAGGTCGGTACTGCTTTTCAGCAGGGTATCGGCTTCTTGGATGTCGAGATTAACTCCCTGCAATCCCTGATAAATGCCCGCAAAAGTTCCTAAAACCCCCAATGCGGTCAACAATGTGGGGGCAAAATAAACGGGGCCGCGTGGCACGGGTTTACCCAAAACTGTTGGGAAAGATAGCATGACGGCAGTATTCCCTTCGTATGCGGGAAAAAACAAATTTCCCCTCATTTCTCCATCAAAATGGGTCAGAAACCATCCCCTCATTTTGTCATCCAAGTTGATTCCATTGCCCCCAGAAACCAGGTGTTCTTTCAGAATTTTAATGGCCTTAGCCGTTAGCCCGCATTGCTTTTGGCAATAGTCTGCGATGGACTTTATCTCAGCGAAAAGGGAGGCGATCGCCACTCCAATAATAACGAGAATAAATACCGTATTCATCGTAATTCCTATCCTAATGTTACAAGTTTGTAAAGCGTTCTAAAAGTTCAGATGAGAGGAATTTTTTCGCCACTCTCACGGGCAAATGGGCAGCATCGGTTTGCCCTCCGGCGATCGCTTCTTTTAGCCGCAAACCATAGACGGGTTCATCACTTCCGGTTTCCGTATCTAATGCCAAATAAACGCGATCGGGCGCATACAGGTGCAATAGCCGCACTTGCAATCGCGCTTTCATTTCTTGCAAAGATGTCGCCAAAGCAGGAATATCCCCAAACGCTAAAGCAACTTTCCAAGCGCGATTGACCGCATGGATTTCGTCGATTAGCTGTTCTAGGGAGGGATTTAACAGGGTCGTCACCCTGGATTCACTATTCATTGGAGTTTGAATCTTGAGGTTGAGTTTGGGTCAAAAATCGGGAACTTTAATTGCTTTTTACCGTCAAAAGCGGATTTTGTTAATTACCTCATTAAAGCTTTTCTGATGCTTTCAGACATCAGTATTTTCACGGAATTTTATTAACCGATAAGGGATCCATGTTGGATCCCCAGGGATGGGAAGATCGCCCAGAAACCGGGTTTCTGAGCGCGAAGTTTTGCGAGAGGCATAAAGTTAACCCAGAAACCCGGTTTCTTATCTATCGCCTTGGCGGAAAACTTTTACGCAAATTGGGCAAACTTTTTTTTCGTTAAGCGTGAAACAGCCCAGAAACGGGGTTTTTCGTCTCGTCCCCGAAAAGAAGGAAAAGAAACCGGGTTTCTGTGGTGGATATTACCTGTACTGTGGAGTTACAAAAAGAAACCCGGTTTCTGAATCCTGGGGATAACTAAGAAACCGGGTTTCTCTGGTGGATATTACCTGTACTGTGGAGTTACAAAAAGAAACCCGGTTTCTGAAACCCATTATGTATAATAATAAATAGAAGATTACCAAGCGAAGGTAATAGAAAATGAGCAAAATATCTGAACATCGCCAAGCGCGTCTAGGTCGAGTATTTCCAGAACGCCAACGTTCCCCAGAAGAACTCGCCCAACGCAAGGCGGAAATGCAAGCATTAATGAAGCGGTGTGACGAAATTTTCGAGGCAGCTAAACCAAAACTAATCGATGATTATTACGACTGGTTTATGGTCATCGAACCAGAAAGCGGGGACTATGTTATCGACAAAGACGATAATGTAGCAACACAGAAAGCTCGTGAAAAATACCCCAATGCTCGGTGTGTGGTTTACTGCGTGAATGAAACCGGAGCCTGTTATCGAGCATGATTAGCGGAGAGTTTAACCACAAGGGAGAATTAGTGTTTGAAATTGCTTTAATTGCAGCCGATGAAACTGATTGGCAAGTTCAGGCAATTTTTGATACAGGGTTCAATGGTTGGCTGTTGATGAATAACGAAGATGTCGATAATTTAGGGTGGTTGCAGCAACCTGAACCTAGAAAAAGTCAGACAGCAGCGGGGACAGTATTTTTTAATGTCTACGAGGGGATTATACTCATCGATCGAGAGGAGTTCATTATTCCCGTTTTGGGTGGCGATGACATTAAAGAAATTCTCCTGGGGGTGCGTTGGTTGCAATTTAAGCGACTGATTGCCGATTATTCTGGCGGAGTTTTGACTTTGGATTAAGGGGCGATCGCTTTTGCCCAAAAACCAAGAAACCGGGTTTCTGTGGTGGATATGTAGGGGCGAATGCGAGAACGCCCCTACTGTGGAGGTACAAAAAGAAACCCGGTTTCTGAATCCTGGGGATAACTAAGAAACCGGGTTTCCCCAAGAAAAGAAACCGGGTTTCTTTGGTGGATATTATAGTTAACTGTGGAGGTACAGAAAGAAACCCGGTTTCTGAATCCAAGCGCGATCGCTTATGCAAATCCTACCTTTTTATCAGATGAATGCCCAGCCATTGTGTGAATTCTTCTCTCCCTAATTCACCGGATGCTAGTTTTAAAATCACTTTTTCTTGCTCATCAACTTCAGCATAAATCTCAAATCCATTTAATACTAGGAAAACTTCCATTGCCGCGTGACCGATGCGTTTGTTGCCATCGAAAAAAGGATGGTTTTTAATCAGAGAAAAGCCTAAAGCTGAAGCTTTTTCGACAATAGTGGGATAAAGTTCTTGTCCCCCAAAAGTCATGCGCGGTTGTGCGACAGCCGACTCTAGCGCTCCCAAATTGGTGACTCCACCAGTGCCACCGGATTGCTGCATGAGATGCCGATATATTTCTAAAACTTCAGGTACAGTAAGATAACGCATTATTGCAGTCTTTGGTAAAGTTCTGCATTTTTATTGAGAACGTATGCGATCGCCTGGTTAAAAGAATCTTCCGGTTGATTCACCACTGCTTCCACTCCCATTAAGAGCAATTCTTCTACAGATACTCCCATATTACTGGCAGTTTTTTCTAGTTTTAGGAGGCGATCGTCAGGAATTGAGATCGTGATATTCTTCATTTTTTACTTTTTGATAGCAGGTTACTCAGGATTTTAGCATATCAATTGGATGCCTGCGATCGCGCTTTTGCCCAAAAACCAAGAAACCGGGTTTCTGTGGTGGATATTATCGTTAACTGTGGAGTTACAAAAAGAAACCCGGTTTCTGAATCTTGGGGATAACTAAGAAACCGGGTTTCCCCAAGAAAAGAAACCGGGTTTCTGTGGTGGATACCAAAGTTAACTGTGGAGGTACAAAAAGAAACCCGGTTTCTCAGACAAGGCGCGATCGCCAAGAAAAGAAACCGGGTTTCTGTGGTGGATATTATAGTTAACTGTGGAGGTACAAAAAGAAACCCGGTTTCTCAGACAAGGCGCGATCGCCAAGAAAAGAAACCGGGTTTCTGTGGTGGATATTATAGTTAACTGTGGAGTTACAGAAAGAAACCCGGTTTCTCAGACAAGGCGCGATCGCTCCTGGAGTGCCGAGGTAGGAGTGGGGGCGATCGCCTGGGAGTTGGGAGTTGGGAGTAAAGGGTAATCGCCCTGCAAAACTGTGACTACTCCCAAGCATAAACACCTCCACGAGCTAAAAAATTAGCTACATTCCAACCAACTTGATCTAGCGCAGCATCTACACCAACTTCCAAAATTTTTGAACTGTACAAATATCGACCCATAGTAGCGTTGTAAAACCGGCCTTGAGGATCGATCATCACATAAGAGTCTTTCATTAACTCATTTGACTCGGCAATTGGCTGCAATTGTTTATCTAGAATGTTTTGATGAAACTTCACAAATTGGTTAAATTCCTGGGGTGAAATTAACATCTCTTCAACAGAACCATCGTTTTGCCCATCTACTGGCAACACTTGAAATACTTTCCACCGCTCTGGACGCACCCGCCGGACAAACTCGGACATATCTTCTTGAAAGTTCAGTCGAGTAATCACTGAATTGAGTTTAGTATGAATGCCTTTTTGATGGAGCAGATCGAATAAAGCAATGGAATTTCGGACATGATCTCCATTACCCCGTCCCAACTGTTTTTGAATTACTTCTGAAGCCGAATCTACTGATAATGCTACCCAATCAATATCACTACCATACCTTTCTAGCAACTCGGGTATTCGCGCACCATTGCTCACTATACTGGTGACAAATC encodes:
- a CDS encoding aspartyl protease — protein: MISGEFNHKGELVFEIALIAADETDWQVQAIFDTGFNGWLLMNNEDVDNLGWLQQPEPRKSQTAAGTVFFNVYEGIILIDREEFIIPVLGGDDIKEILLGVRWLQFKRLIADYSGGVLTLD
- a CDS encoding type II toxin-antitoxin system death-on-curing family toxin; protein product: MRYLTVPEVLEIYRHLMQQSGGTGGVTNLGALESAVAQPRMTFGGQELYPTIVEKASALGFSLIKNHPFFDGNKRIGHAAMEVFLVLNGFEIYAEVDEQEKVILKLASGELGREEFTQWLGIHLIKR
- a CDS encoding viperin family antiviral radical SAM protein; the protein is MQPISVNFHLCNNCNYHCDFCFATFRDVTEYLTLNEVKQILLLLHSAGTKKINFAGGEPTLHPHLGEILAESRRLGFVTSIVSNGARIPELLERYGSDIDWVALSVDSASEVIQKQLGRGNGDHVRNSIALFDLLHQKGIHTKLNSVITRLNFQEDMSEFVRRVRPERWKVFQVLPVDGQNDGSVEEMLISPQEFNQFVKFHQNILDKQLQPIAESNELMKDSYVMIDPQGRFYNATMGRYLYSSKILEVGVDAALDQVGWNVANFLARGGVYAWE